A single genomic interval of Lucilia cuprina isolate Lc7/37 chromosome 2, ASM2204524v1, whole genome shotgun sequence harbors:
- the LOC111689837 gene encoding LOW QUALITY PROTEIN: uncharacterized protein LOC111689837 (The sequence of the model RefSeq protein was modified relative to this genomic sequence to represent the inferred CDS: inserted 1 base in 1 codon), with translation MKLFVVFAALLACVAAYEVELLTEQQWEQFMQDENIEPETRGXILNSQAKKAVRNALQQMPCGWPEYGIPPLAPYTNPDLEVHLAKSVVDALVQMIRFRFDGLDKMEIRKLKVSYTFNKKVKFHFNFPVLKATASLMNTDAFLDTMKQLGLSVRYEGSGPLEFSLQNLSIEGQFKYKMPYIFGSIKIYKFQAVVTLGSATSNICGILGNGKLNRLVNDQIEDLVPSFINGNQAKISAMIEENFVPRVNAMMKGKKIWYMLGQLGGSSKKCEAPPAPWSNEI, from the exons atgaaattatttgtgGTATTTGCGGCTTTATTGGCTTGCGTAGCGGCCTATGAGGTAGAATTGTTGACCGAACAACAATGGGAGCAATTTATGCAGGATGAGA ATATTGAACCCGAAACCAGGG TGATTTTAAACTCTCAAGCCAAAAAGGCTGTTAGAAATGCTCTACAACAAATGCCCTGCGGTTGGCCAGAATATGGTATTCCTCCTTTGGCTCCCTATACCAATCCTGATTTGGAAGTCCATTTAGCCAAATCTGTAGTAGA TGCCCTCGTTCAAATGATTCGCTTCCGTTTCGATGGTTTGGATAAAATGGAAATCAGgaaattaaaagtttcctaCACTTTCAACAAGAAAGTTAAATTCCATTTCAATTTCCCCGTTTTGAAGGCCACTGCTTCGCTCATGAACACCGATGCCTTTTTGGATACCATGAAACAGTTAGGCTTATCCGTACGCTACGAGGGCAGTGGTCCTCTTGAATTCTCTTTGCAAAATCTTTCCATTGAGGGtcaattcaaatataaaatgcCCTACATTTTCGGTTCCATTAAGATCTATAAATTCCAAGCTGTTGTTACTTTGGGTTCGGCCACCTCTAATATTTGTGGTATTTTGGGTAATGGCAAATTGAATAGATTGGTCAACGATCAAATTGAGGATTTGGTGCCATCGTTCATTAACGGTAATCAGGCTAAGATAAGTGCCATGATTGAGGAGAACTTTGTGCCTCGCGTAAATGCCATGATGAAGGGTAAAAAGATTTGGTATATGTTGGGTCAGTTGGGTGGTTCGAGCAAAAAGTGTGAGGCTCCTCCAGCTCCCTGGTCGAATGagatttga